TTTTGCTGGGTAACGTGCTGGGCGCGGCTTTTTTGCTCTGGGCGTTTCAACGGCTGTTCATTGCGCACCCCAAACGCTTCGTGCAGCCCTACGGCAGCATTCATCACCCGGTGTTAAAAGAACGGATTATCGCTGTGACTATTTGCGGCTTGCTGATCGGCACCGGTTTTTACACCACCCCCTGGCTGAAATATATCGATCAGGAAGCCAAGGAAATCGGCGAACATTATCCGGAACATCACAGCCACCATATGAACGGCCCGCACCATGATTGATAATTTCCCTTGGCTGTCCTTGTGTCTGGCTTGGCCGCTGCTGGGAGCCCTGTCGCTGGTATTCATCCGGGATGGCCAGTTAGCCAAGCGCGGCGCATTGCTGGTAGCCGTTGTCGAATTGCTGTTTACCGTTGCCGCGGCTTGGGTTTTCGATACCGCGCGCGGCGATTTTCAGTTGCTGGAAAACTATCCCTGGATACCCGGCTTGAATATTCACTATCAACTCGGTGTAGACGGTATCTCCATACTGTTTCTGCCGATGACGGCCTTGCTGACCCTGATGGCTTTGTTGGCCGGCTGGAACAGCGTGCGGCAATTAAACCGCTTTCAGTTGGCATTGATGCTGGCGCTGGAGAGCGTAACTATCGGTGTATTTACTGCATTGGACTTGGCCTTATTCTTCCTGTTTTGGGAGCTGACCTTGCCGCCGATTTTTTTCTTGATCGGTTTATGGGGCGTAGGCGCGGAGCGACGGTACGCGGCGATGAAATATACCTTGTATATGTTATTCGGCGGCGTACCGCTGTTGTTCGGGATCATTTTACTGGCGATGAATCACGCGCAGGCTAACGGCGGGACCATTCCGCAGGACTTGACGTTCAGTTTGCCGGTTTTACTCAACACGCCGATATCCGAGTCGGCGCAGGGTCTGATCTTTCTGCTGCTGTTTTTGGGGTTTGCGGTGAAAGCGCCGCTGCTGCCGTTTCATACCTGGCTGCCGACCACTGCCATTGAGGCGCCGACTTTTCTGAGCGCCTTGCTGGTCGGTTTGAAACTGGGCGTTTACGGCATCATTCGTTTTGCGATACCGCTGGCGCCGCAAGCCGCCTTGGAACATCGCTGGCTGTTGGCGATACTGGGTGCGGTGACGCTGATTTACGGCGCCTTGATCGCGTTGCAGCAAACCAATCTGCGCCGTTTGCTGGCTTATTCCAGCATTAGCCATGTCGGCCTGGTCATCGTTGGTATCGCCGCTTTTAATTTGCAAGGTTTACAAGGTGCGGTCATGCAGTTGCTGAATTTCGGTATAGTCGCCGGCAGCCTGATGTTGATCGCCGGCATGATCCAGCAACGCTTGGGTAGCAACGATCTGGTTCATCTCGGCGGCTTGGCCAAACCCATGCCGCGCTTAACTACGCTATTTTTCGTGTTTGCGCTATCCAGTATCGGCGTGCCCGGCACCAATGGCTTCCCCGCGGAATTGCTGATGATACTCGGCGCATTGCAGGCTTATCCGGCACTGGCGATGGTGGCTTTGTTTGGCGCGGTTTTGGGCGCGGCGTATCTGTTGGGTTTTGTCAGACGGGCATTCTTCGGCCCGCTTGTGCACAACAGCGTAGTCAAAGTACAGGATCTGCGCCCACGCGAGTTGGCATTGCTGGTCGTGCCGGCGCTGCTGGTATTGGTGATAGGTCTGTATCCGCAATGGCTGTTGTCCTGGCAAGAAACCAGTGTGCAGTCCTGGTGGCAGCGCTTAAGCGTGGTGGCTCCGCGGGCGGCACCAACATCCATACTCACGCAGAGAACCACAATTTCAGGCGCGCTGAGCGATGGTTCAATATAAATTTTGCTTTAACCCAGATTTAAAGCGTAAAGCAATTGCCATGTAGTTTCGATTCGATATAGTATTGCCAGTAAAGACACATTCTTTTGAACAACCCGTTCCGGATCCGCTCCAGAACGCATAGTGATAGAAAATAAGGACACCCATTATGATTACACCCACGAAATTACTGCTGGAAAACAAAGCCTGGTCGGAAGAAGTCAGTAGGAAAGATCCTGATTTTTTTGTCCAGTTGGCCAAAGAGCAAAGGCCCGACTTTTTATGGATAGGCTGCTCGGATAGCCGGGTGCCCGCGGAGACCGTCGTCAACGCCAAGCCCGGCGAGATTTTTGTGCATCGCAATATTGCCAATCAGGTCATCGTCACCGATTTCAATTGCCTGAGCGTCTTGCAATACGCCATTTCCGTCTTAAAAGTTAAGCATGTTATCGTTTGCGGCCATTACGGCTGCGGTGGCGTGAAAGCGGCCTTGCAGCCGCAAAAATCCGATCTGGTTATCACCAATAAATGGCTGCTGCATATTAAAGATGTCTACCGTTTGCATCAGGAAGAGCTTGAGTCTATTGCGCCGGAGAAAAAAACCGATCGCCTGATCGAGCTGAATATCATCGAGCAAGTTTATCGTCTGGCGCATACCTCGATTATTCAGTCGGCCTGGAAACATGGGCACAAACCCACTTTACACGGCTGGGTATACGGCCTGAACGACGGCTTGATCAATGAACTGATCAAGCTCGACCATAACACGCAAATCAATCCGATTTACCGCTATGCCGACTAGCATCCGGATTTTCGCAACGACTGGGTAAACCAATGACATCGCAATTGAATTCTTATATGAAACATCTGCACCAGGACTTACCGGCCGGTATCGTGGTCTTTCTGGTGGCTTTACCGTTATGCCTGGGGGTTGCGCTAGCCTCCGGTGCGCCGTTGTTCTCCGGCATTATCGCCGGCTTGGTGGGCGGCATTCTGGTTTCCTGGGCGAGCGGCTCGCAATTAAGCGTTTCCGGACCGGCAGCCGGATTGACGGTTATCGTCTTCGAAGCCATCGAAACCTTGGGCGGCTTTGGTGGTTTTTTACTCAGCGTGGTGCTGGCCGGCGGCTTGCAAATAATTCTGGGCTATTTAAAAGCTGGGGTAATTGGCGCATTTTTTCCGGCTTCGGTGATTAAAGGCATGCTGGCGGCGATTGGTTTGATTTTGATTATCAAGCAAACGCCGCATGCCACCGGTTACGATACCAGCTTCGAAGGCGATGAAAGTTATATGCAGGAGAGCGCTGAATCCAGCTTCTTCGAATTGTCCGAAGCCTTGGAAGCGATTACCCCCGGCGTTACCATCGTCAGTGCCGTGGCACTATTGATTTTGGTGGTCTGGGATTCCGGGTTTATCAAGCAGTTCAAGCTTTTAAAGTTAATTCCCGGTCCGTTGCTGGCGGTGATTTGGGGTGTCGGTTTCAACGCTCTGGCAGTGCGTTTTGCCCCGGAAATGATGATTGGCGAAAAGCACTTGGTGTCGCTTCCCGAGTTGGGCAGTGCCGCCAACTTTATCAACCAATTGCGTCTACCGGATTTCAGTTATTTCAGTAACCCGAAAATTTACAGCGTGGCGGTGACCATTGCGATTATCGCCAGCCTGGAAACCTTGCTGAGCATAGAGGCGGTCGATAAATTGGACCCGCACAAACGGGTTGCGCCGACCAATCGGGAGCTGAAAGCGCAGGGCCTGGGCAACATGGTCAGCGGCTTGATGGGCGGCCTACCGATTACCGCCGTGATCGTACGTAGTTCGGCCAATATCAATGCCGGGGGCCAGACCAGAATCGCGTCATTCTTACACGGCGTTTTGCTATTGGTCAGTGTGCTGTTTTTTGCGAAATATTTGAATATGATTCCGTTGGCCTGTTTGGCGGCAATTCTGCTGCAAACCGGCTACAAACTGGCGAAGCCGGCGTTGTTCGTGGAGTTTTATCGCAAGGGCTGGAATCAGTTCGCGCCTTTTGCGATTACCGTGGTGGCGATTTTATTCACTGACCTGTTGTTGGGTATCGCGATTGGTATGGCGGCTGGATTCTACTTCGTCTTGAAAGCCAACTTCCACGCGGCGATTACCTTGACTCAGCACGGCGATCATTATTTGTTGCGCTTACATAAAGATGTCTCCTTCTTGAATAAAGCCTTGCTACGTAAGCATCTATCTGCCGTAACCGATGACTGCGAATTGCTGATTGACGGCTCCAAAGCGTTGTTCATCGATCAAGACATCATTGAAACCATCGCGGATTTTCTGCTGGCCGCGCCGGACCGCGGTATTAATGTGGAAATCCAGGGCTTTAGCGTCTCGTGCGACGTGTCTTCGTCCGCTCACTGATACAAAGTCAATTTCTTTAAACCGCTACAAATGGAAAGTTGCTAATCGGTTTCGGAAAACGCCGTGCCGCGAAACCGATTTTTTGACGCATGAATTTCGAATATTTTTGCTAGCGGAGTCTAATTGCTAAACTCCGCTTTGCTAAAAATCCGTTCAATCACCTTTTGAAATCTTAGCCCTATAATAGCCGGGGCAGTTGGCGACTTTCTCCGCGCCAATTTTTCCAATCTCCCCGAGGCTATATCAACCATGTCCAAAAAGCGCGTTGCCTCCCTGTCGATTGCCGGTGTTATTGTCGGTGGAATTGCTTTGGTAACAGGGCTGTTGCTGGCATCGCTACCCGCCGAAAATGGCGAAGTAGTTTTACCCGGCCTTTCCAGTCAAGCCACCGCCAAAAGCGATACATTCGGTGTGCCGGAAATCGAAGCAACCCAGCGGGAAGACGCCTATCGCGTGCTGGGCTACTTGCATGCCCGCGACCGATTGTTTCAGATGGAATTGATGCGCAGCAAAAGCGCCGGACGCCTGGCCGAATTGTTCGGCGCCAAGGCACTGGACGCGGACCGCAAGCAACGTGTCTATCAAATGGATCGCGCCGCGCAACGCATCGTTGCCGATTTGCCCCCGGCTCAGCGTTTGACGCTGCAAGCTTATGTCGACGGCGTGAATCAATTCATCGGCACTGCCCGTGTTCTACCGCCGGAATTTCTGGCGCTGCGCCACCGTCCCGAGCCTTGGCGCCCTGAAGACAGCATCCTCGTCGAGTTGGCAATGTTTCAAACCCTGAACGGCCAGGAACAGGACGAGCGCATGGTCAGCGTCATGGCCCGCGCGCTGCCTCAGGAGCTGGTGACCTTCTTGACGCCGGATACCGATCCCTATGCCAAGGCATTAATCGGCGGCAGCCTACCGCGCCGCTTTAATCCGTCAATCCCGCTTGCCGCACTGGCCAGCCTGCCCGGCACCGATTCAACGTTGGCCCTCAATCAAGCGGTCGATGCCGAAAACGTGGTATCCGGGTCCAACAACTGGGTGGTTGCCGGCAGCAAAACCCGCGATGGCCGGGCGATGATCGCCAGCGATATGCACTTGGCGCTAAATGTGCCCAACATCTGGTACCGCGCCGATCTGAGTTATGGCAATCGCCATATTTACGGCGTGACCTTACCTGGTGCTCCTGCCGTAATCCTGGGTGGCAACGATGATGTGGCCTGGGGCTTTACCAATGTCACCGGCGACTTTCTGGATTTGATCCGCCTGGAAACTGATCCCGCCCATCCCGGCCAATATCGCACGCCGCACGGCTGGCAAGCGTTTACCGAACACCAGGAAACCATTCGGATTAAAGGCGAACCTGACGTGACGCTGACCTTACGCGACAGCGAGTGGGGACCGGTGTCCGATCAGGACTTGCTGGGCCAACCCGTGGTGATCAAATGGACTGCGCTGGAACCGCACTTTGTGGACCTGGGCCTGATGGATATGGACCAAGCCCGCAATACCCAGCAAGCCATGGCGGTGATGAATCGATTCGGCGGACCGCCGCAGAACGTAGTGATTGCTGATCGTGACGGCCATATCGCCTGGACTTACATGGGCCGCTTCCCCAAACGCCGCGGATTCGACGGCCTGATCAGCCAGTCGTGGGCCGACGGCAAGCTTGCTTGGGATGGTTCTATCCCTCCCGATGAATTGCCGCGCCTGTTCGATCCGGCGGACGGTTTTATCGTCACAGCCAACAATCGTACTCTGGGGCGGGATTACCCCTATGTGATCGGCCATAACTGGTCCTTGAGCTATCGGGCGCACCGGATTGAAGAGTTGCTGAAAAATCGCGACGGCCTGACCGAGCCGGATTTGCTGGCAATCCAATTGGATACCCGCAGTGAAATTCTGGCGTTTTACCAGCAATTGGCGCTGGACGCTCTGAGCAATCCGAGCGCGGCGGACGACAGCTTGCAAAAAGCCCGCAACGCCATCGCCGCATGGGACGGTTACATGAAAACCGGCAGCATAGGCGCGCCAATCTTGAGTGAATTCCGCACCCGCCTGGCCGGCGCAGTGTTTGAAAAAGTGGTGGCGGCCGGCCAAAGGCTGGACCCGCAATTTCGTTACGCCTGGCGGGAAATGGAAACGCCGCTGCGGCAATTATTGACGCAACGGCCCAAAGGCGTGCTGAACCCGCGTTATCAAGACGATTGGCAGGCGATGATCGTGGCAACCTTGCGGCAAACCGTGCAAGCGCTGCGTGAGAAATATCCTGCTGTCGAGCCCAATCAACTGACCTGGGGCATGACCCACCCGGTTAATTTACGCCACCCGTTCAGCAAAGTGGCGTCTGCTTTGAGCGGCGTGCTGGACATGCCCGCCTTCGACAGCGACGGCTGCGCCAGCGTTTGCGTCAAGGTCATGGACAACGCCCATGGCGCCAGCGAACGGCTGGTGCTGTCGCCGTCGCACCCGGAAAACGCCCTGTTCCACATGCCGGGCGGCCAGTCCGGCCACCCTCTATCGGCACATTACCGCGACCAGCAGGATTATTGGCGGGATGGCGTGGCCTTGCCAATGAAGTCGGCGGCGGCTGGGGATGTGTTGCGTTTCGTGCCACGGTTATAGAGCCAATGTGGGTGCTCTGTCCCTCATACTTACACTATTAACCTGGTTGCCCCTGTCACTGGTGTTCTCTGATGCTCAAGCATTGATGAACGGCTTTCTCAAAAATCTGTAAAAAGTGTGTCGGAGTTGTTGCTTCCTGGACATTGAACGTCGTCACGACAAATCACCCAACTCCTGTTCAATTTCCTCAATACTAGGCAAACTGGTTTGCAATTCGGCTGGCAAAGCTTCAACTAATTGATACTCAGCCACGCCAATCGGCCTGTTGGTATCGCGCAAAGCATATTCGGCGACGATCCGGTTTTGGGTTTTGCATAACAATAAGCCGATGGTTGGCTGGTCGTGCTCGGATTTCAGTTGCGCATCTACCGCCGTCAGGTAAAAGCTCAATTGTCCGGTGTGTTCCGGCTTGAAAGCACCGGTCTTGAGTTCCACCACCACGTAGCAGCGCAGCTTCAGGTGGTAAAACAACAAGTCGATGAAAAAATCGTCGCCACCTACTTCCAGATGATACTGCCGGCCGACGAAAGCAAAGCCGGCGCCAAGTTCGATCAGAAAACGGGTGATATGCTGAACCAGCGCGTTTTCGATCTCCCGCTCGTCGGCTTCCTGGCCGATGCCGAGAAAATCGAACAAGTAAGGGTCTTTCAAGGATTCGCGGGCCAAATCCGAATGGGGCTTTGGTAAATTGGCTTCGAAATTGGTGACAGCATTTCCTTCCCGTTCCAATAAACGGGTTTCGATGTGGATGTTCAACACATTGCGCGACCAAGCGTATTCGATAGCCCGCTCGGCGTAGCGCTTACGGTTTTCAGCGTCTTTTAGTTTGCTGAGTAACACCAAGTTATGACCCCAGGGCAATCGTCCAACAAGCTGTTGGACAATTTCGGCATCGGGCCAAGCTTCAGCGAAAGCGCGCATATACATCAAGTTGGCGCGCGAAAAGCCTTTCATGTCCGGAAACGCGGTGCGCAAATCGTGCGATAGCCGTTCGATTACTTTAGCTCCCCAACCTTGTTGCGCTTGCCGTTCCAATATGTCGCGACCGATTTGCCAATACAGCAAAATCAATTCGCGATTGACGGATAAGGCCGCGCGTTGCTGGGCGGAATGAATGCGAGTTTTGAGTTCGGTTAGCCAGTCGGTGTAGCCGGTGGGTGTGTCGATTAGCGATGCTGGTTTGATTTGCTCGTTCACAGCAACTCCTGAATGATTTGCGCCAATTGGCAATCTTTCTGATATTGCAAGGCGGCAGCCTGACGAATCGAGCGTTCTTCTTGACCTATATTCTTCCTGGCCCAAATAATTGAATCGTCGAGCAACTCACCAATCTCGGCTTCATCGGGTGTTTGTCCCCGAAATCTATCCTGAAACGCTTTGGAAACGAATACCGATACACCTCTACCATCCATTTTTTCATTCACGTCGTTTGACCAACGCGCTTCGAGATCAAGTGTATTAACTAACGTTTGAGCGCGTTTCGGCACCGCTCCATCACGAATTTCGATAGACACCCGCATCGGATGCTCTGGCGACTGCTTGGCGACAACGGAAATTAACGAAGCGCCGCTAAGTAAAGAAGGATGATAGGTTCCGCGAATTCCGGCCTCGTCGGCGTTACCCATGGGGGTTTTATCCAGCTTCCAGGTTTCATTACAACCCTTGCAGGAAGCAAACAAATTGGCTGGATGAATCGCCAAATGCGGCCATTTGGATTTTGGGAAGAAGTGCTCGCAATCGTTGGCGTCGGCTTTGGTGCCGATTTCGCCTAAAGGACCGTCGCAGTAACCACAAATGCCAAGACTTTGAGGGCGGTATGCCTGCATAATTTTGGCACGGGTCATATCGCCATGGCTCAAGCCGAAAGTGTCTTTAGGGAACCCCTTTTCCGAAGCCAACCAGTCGTAAAACGGTTCGGCAACCGCCTTAACCGGGTCAAGCCACGCTGTAAAAACGCCCGGAAATTTCAATTCCAAGCTCGAATCGTGCCAATGTTGATGAAATGCCGCGTCATGCTCTATAGCGTTAGCGACTTGATTTGCTTGCAACGGCTCAGATCGGGCTTTGTCTGCCAAGACGTCCAGGGAATTGCCAAATTGAGTGCGCTTATCCGGTTTTCCCAGACGGCGAGCGCCAAACCAACTCAGCAGTTTGGAGTTTTTACCGAATAAGGTTTCCAAATCCTCTTTGGTCACTTGACCTGCCGGCGGCGTGCGCAACAGCCAAAACAGTAATTTCAACTTGACTTGATAAACCTTGTTCAAATCCTCGAACTCGGAAGCAGGCAACTCACGCTTGTGCAACATTGCCGTCCTCTTTCAATAAGCGCCGCCACGCACGCTTTAGCTCCACCTGAAAATAGCCGGGGCCGGTTTGCCGGATGAAGGCTTCCAGCACCGCTTGCATCGTCAAAGGCCACTCGGCGCCGAAATGTTCGGCAAAATGGACGATGCTATCTAGCGTCTGGCGGACACCGACTTTAGTCATGGCTGGTTCGGTGACCGAAACAACTTTCCAAACCTGATCGACAATATCGTTGTTAAGGCTGGTATTTTCGCCGGCCCAACTCGGTTCAATCCGGTCAGCCAGCGTCGCGGCCGCAATCAAAACTTCCAAAATCCGGCTCGCACGGCGGCCCACGGTATCGGGCGCACCGAAAATATCGCGCAACGGATGATCGCCGGTGGCGCCGAAGGTATGAATATCGTTGTCCAATATGCGGATCACCGAATGCGATGCAGTCGCGGAATTGTCGTCAACCGCGCGCTCCAAAACCACCAATTCGTCTTTCAAGGCATCCGTCAATACCAAGGCGGCATGCGTGGCGACTATCACCTCGCATGAAGTTTTACCCAATGCAGCATCAACCACGGACACCACATCGCGCTTCCACAGGTCGTTAAAATGCGTCTCCGGCTCGTCCAATAACAGCAATGAATCGTGCTGGCCTTCCAATAAATGAAACAAGGCCATCCGGCCCAAAACCATTTGCTCGCCGTCGGATAATTCTTCGTAACGTAATACGCCGACATCGTTTTCAACGACGTCACGATCCGCCGATTCATCCGGCTTGGGGGAGCGGCGCAAGCGCAATTCGACATCATCGAACAAACCGGCTTGGTGTAGCTCCACCAGCTTGCTGAACGACTCGAAATCAGTGGCGTTTTCGCCGCCCAATAATCCAGTTAAAGCGCCGCCTTGCGTGCCGCTGTTTTGTAAATCGTCATTGAAAGTCTCGCCATAACCGCTGAACTCCCCCCGCAAATCGAAATGCAGCGTTCGCCTAGCTTCGGTCGGGTGCGGCTCGGTAATCACCTCGCCGGCACACATCAGCCAATCGTGGGCAATTTCCAGCACACGATTGCGCCGCCAAACTTCGGGTTGCAAGCGACAACGGAAAGCCACCGAAACCAAATGATGCCAACCGCCGCGTCTCAGCATTTCTTGTAACGCTGAACGATATTCGCCATCCCGGCCACCGATCTTGGCCAGCAAGCCATTAAGCACCGGCAAGTTAGGATTATCATCGGTATCGACAAACGCTTGAGGCAAAGCGACGACCAACAAAGCGCACTTCAATAATGCCGGCGTCAACAGAATCGGCCGGCGGAATAGATCGCTTGCTGGCGAGATGTCGCCTAGACCACTATCAACTGCGCTGATCGGGCCAGTCAGATTTTGACTAGCCAACTCCAAAGTCGTATTCCAACCCGGCGGCCGTTCCATATCGTTAGGTTCGTCATTCAAGCTGAAGGATTCCTCGCTATCTTGGCCGACTGAACTTCGGTTCCAAATCGCTTGCCAGGGCGCTATCGCGCCGGTGGTATAGGCCAAAACGGCATTAGGCAGAGCCATCAATGGCGGGGTGCTTGCTTGACTAGGCCATCCTCCCGGCGCAATTAGCGGTGACATATTGGGTACGAATGTTTCGCCAAAAATTTTAAACGAACAGTGCTCAATTAATCCTTCAAATAACTCAATTGGGCTATTGTCTTCAAAAGCAAATCGCTCACGTATCCAAAGACTCGATTCCGTGCGTTTACCCGGACAATGCAGAAACAATGTCCGGTGATTGGCCGTATCTTTTTGACCCAATTCGTAAACCAAACTGACCGGAAAGGGCGGCACGCGCTGTTCTGACAACGCTAAAAACACCTCGGCCAAGGCGCGCAGCAAATTGGATTTACCGCTGCCGTTGACGCCGACTACAAAACGAATCGCGCAATCGCGTTGCAGCGGCGAACCGCTGGCGAACAACACTTTGATGTCGTTGATCGGTGGGTAGTCTCGCAGATGTAGATAACGCAGTTTCATTGAGGATCTCGCTACAAATAACTTCCCCCTTTGAAAAAGGGGGATTAAGGGGGATTTATTTAAAAAATCTCCCCCAACCCCTCTTTTTCAAAGAGGGGGGCAACAATCTTGTGATTCGGAACAATCCATGTTCCGGCAAGTGCTTTATTGTCATGTCTTAAGCTCGCTTACTCCGCTAAATGACCGGCCAATGGCCCGTCGCCATTTAGCGCGTTTTTCAACATCGCCGCATCACGCAAGCGGCTGTTTTCGTCGTCGCGTAGCGAGCGAAAGGCAGTTAAATATTCGGTTTGTTGTGTAGCCGCATTCTGGCGCGGCACACTGACTTTGGCGATCAAGCCCAAGGCCGCCAGTTGTTCCAGCGTACGGCGGATGCGGTTGGGCGAAGCGTTGAAATGTTCGATAGGCCCAGTGGTTTGCGGGTTGGTGCAGAAGTCGTTAAACGCTTCGGGATCGTCGACGATCACCAGTTTTTGAGGCCATTCGTGACGCAACATGGTCCAAACTGCACCTTGAAATTCGCTGAGTTCGTTGATCAGCCAATGGCGGGCTGGGCGATCTAAATCTTTTTGGAGCAGTGGAGTTGATTTGGACTCAGCATAAAATTGCGCGGCTTTTGAACCTCGTTCGAACAAACTTTCTTTGCGTTCCATGGCTGACGTTGTTATCTCTCTGATGTGAGCAACTCTCCATGCTTTAGTAAGCTCCCCGTTGAATGCAGAAATAACCAGTGCTTGGCTTGATTCTTTTAGCAGGATTTGCTGATTTTCTTGTCGATCTAACTCTTGAAAAATATTTCGAACATTTTCTGAAAATGCCAATTGTTCTTCGAAAGTTGGAATTTTAAGCTTGTATGTCTTTAAAAAACTTTCGGGTACACGTTGATG
The window above is part of the Methylomonas sp. ZR1 genome. Proteins encoded here:
- a CDS encoding NuoM family protein, with amino-acid sequence MIDNFPWLSLCLAWPLLGALSLVFIRDGQLAKRGALLVAVVELLFTVAAAWVFDTARGDFQLLENYPWIPGLNIHYQLGVDGISILFLPMTALLTLMALLAGWNSVRQLNRFQLALMLALESVTIGVFTALDLALFFLFWELTLPPIFFLIGLWGVGAERRYAAMKYTLYMLFGGVPLLFGIILLAMNHAQANGGTIPQDLTFSLPVLLNTPISESAQGLIFLLLFLGFAVKAPLLPFHTWLPTTAIEAPTFLSALLVGLKLGVYGIIRFAIPLAPQAALEHRWLLAILGAVTLIYGALIALQQTNLRRLLAYSSISHVGLVIVGIAAFNLQGLQGAVMQLLNFGIVAGSLMLIAGMIQQRLGSNDLVHLGGLAKPMPRLTTLFFVFALSSIGVPGTNGFPAELLMILGALQAYPALAMVALFGAVLGAAYLLGFVRRAFFGPLVHNSVVKVQDLRPRELALLVVPALLVLVIGLYPQWLLSWQETSVQSWWQRLSVVAPRAAPTSILTQRTTISGALSDGSI
- the can gene encoding carbonate dehydratase — translated: MITPTKLLLENKAWSEEVSRKDPDFFVQLAKEQRPDFLWIGCSDSRVPAETVVNAKPGEIFVHRNIANQVIVTDFNCLSVLQYAISVLKVKHVIVCGHYGCGGVKAALQPQKSDLVITNKWLLHIKDVYRLHQEELESIAPEKKTDRLIELNIIEQVYRLAHTSIIQSAWKHGHKPTLHGWVYGLNDGLINELIKLDHNTQINPIYRYAD
- a CDS encoding SulP family inorganic anion transporter yields the protein MTSQLNSYMKHLHQDLPAGIVVFLVALPLCLGVALASGAPLFSGIIAGLVGGILVSWASGSQLSVSGPAAGLTVIVFEAIETLGGFGGFLLSVVLAGGLQIILGYLKAGVIGAFFPASVIKGMLAAIGLILIIKQTPHATGYDTSFEGDESYMQESAESSFFELSEALEAITPGVTIVSAVALLILVVWDSGFIKQFKLLKLIPGPLLAVIWGVGFNALAVRFAPEMMIGEKHLVSLPELGSAANFINQLRLPDFSYFSNPKIYSVAVTIAIIASLETLLSIEAVDKLDPHKRVAPTNRELKAQGLGNMVSGLMGGLPITAVIVRSSANINAGGQTRIASFLHGVLLLVSVLFFAKYLNMIPLACLAAILLQTGYKLAKPALFVEFYRKGWNQFAPFAITVVAILFTDLLLGIAIGMAAGFYFVLKANFHAAITLTQHGDHYLLRLHKDVSFLNKALLRKHLSAVTDDCELLIDGSKALFIDQDIIETIADFLLAAPDRGINVEIQGFSVSCDVSSSAH
- a CDS encoding penicillin acylase family protein — protein: MSKKRVASLSIAGVIVGGIALVTGLLLASLPAENGEVVLPGLSSQATAKSDTFGVPEIEATQREDAYRVLGYLHARDRLFQMELMRSKSAGRLAELFGAKALDADRKQRVYQMDRAAQRIVADLPPAQRLTLQAYVDGVNQFIGTARVLPPEFLALRHRPEPWRPEDSILVELAMFQTLNGQEQDERMVSVMARALPQELVTFLTPDTDPYAKALIGGSLPRRFNPSIPLAALASLPGTDSTLALNQAVDAENVVSGSNNWVVAGSKTRDGRAMIASDMHLALNVPNIWYRADLSYGNRHIYGVTLPGAPAVILGGNDDVAWGFTNVTGDFLDLIRLETDPAHPGQYRTPHGWQAFTEHQETIRIKGEPDVTLTLRDSEWGPVSDQDLLGQPVVIKWTALEPHFVDLGLMDMDQARNTQQAMAVMNRFGGPPQNVVIADRDGHIAWTYMGRFPKRRGFDGLISQSWADGKLAWDGSIPPDELPRLFDPADGFIVTANNRTLGRDYPYVIGHNWSLSYRAHRIEELLKNRDGLTEPDLLAIQLDTRSEILAFYQQLALDALSNPSAADDSLQKARNAIAAWDGYMKTGSIGAPILSEFRTRLAGAVFEKVVAAGQRLDPQFRYAWREMETPLRQLLTQRPKGVLNPRYQDDWQAMIVATLRQTVQALREKYPAVEPNQLTWGMTHPVNLRHPFSKVASALSGVLDMPAFDSDGCASVCVKVMDNAHGASERLVLSPSHPENALFHMPGGQSGHPLSAHYRDQQDYWRDGVALPMKSAAAGDVLRFVPRL
- a CDS encoding YhcG family protein; translated protein: MNEQIKPASLIDTPTGYTDWLTELKTRIHSAQQRAALSVNRELILLYWQIGRDILERQAQQGWGAKVIERLSHDLRTAFPDMKGFSRANLMYMRAFAEAWPDAEIVQQLVGRLPWGHNLVLLSKLKDAENRKRYAERAIEYAWSRNVLNIHIETRLLEREGNAVTNFEANLPKPHSDLARESLKDPYLFDFLGIGQEADEREIENALVQHITRFLIELGAGFAFVGRQYHLEVGGDDFFIDLLFYHLKLRCYVVVELKTGAFKPEHTGQLSFYLTAVDAQLKSEHDQPTIGLLLCKTQNRIVAEYALRDTNRPIGVAEYQLVEALPAELQTSLPSIEEIEQELGDLS